One window from the genome of Acanthochromis polyacanthus isolate Apoly-LR-REF ecotype Palm Island chromosome 21, KAUST_Apoly_ChrSc, whole genome shotgun sequence encodes:
- the cdc27 gene encoding cell division cycle protein 27 homolog produces the protein MTVLQEPVQAAVWQALNHYAYLDAVFLAERLYAEVRSEEALYLLATCYYRSGKPYKAYRLLKAHSCSTPQVRFLLAKCCVELSKLAEGEQVLIGGVLNKQKSQDDIITEFGDSASFTLSLLGHIYCKTDRVAKGAECFQRSLTLNPFLWSPFQNLCHLGEKPDPDQVFRLSSLQNSSLAPPPPSVSPAQNASHRLDTALMETPQDTLELNRLNLESSNGKLTSDLSVSYIDSSLISPETGSLLGNTVSMASAGSLLAKQNKPKSGRSLLGGPAALSPLTPSFGILPLEPSPGDPTYLQNYSATMETQSTAPSKKSVSRISQSKSVFSQSGNSRDVLPIPFNQSQTSAPHTSGSPQVLSPSMSGPPNVQPRRSSRLFTSASSTAKENSKKLKMKFPTKIPNRKTKCKSAKTSNSSNLNESLDILRLDSSLSLPDTKIPQYQRAAADSVMALLRELGRGYQALCSYNCREAIHILTSLPPQHYNTGWVLTHIGRAYFELAEYTQAERLFSEVRRIESYRVEGMEIYSTTLWHLQKDVALSALSKDLTDMDKNCPEAWCVAGNCFSLQREHDIAIKFFQRAIQVDPSFAYAYTLLGHEFVLTEELDRALACFRNAIRVNNRHYNAWYGLGMIYYKQEKFNLAEIHFKKALSINPQSSVLLCHIGVVQHALKKSDAALETLNRAIGIDPKNPLCKFHRASILFANDKYKAALQELEELKQIVPKESLVYFLIGKVYKKLGQTHLALMNFSWAMDLDPKGANNQIKEAIDKRYLPEDEAAEVDDSQDSSIMTDADDTQLHTAESDDVL, from the exons ATGACGGTGCTGCAGGAACCTGTCCAG GCTGCAGTGTGGCAGGCTCTGAACCACTACGCCTACCTGGACGCAGTTTTCCTCGCTGAGAGACTTTACGCTGAAG TGAGGTCGGAGGAGGCTCTCTACCTGCTGGCTACCTGTTACTACCGCTCTGGGAAGCCGTATAAAGCATACCGGCTGCTGAAGGCCCATAGCTGCTCCACGCCACAGGTTCGATTCTTGTTGGCCAAGTGCTGCGTCGAGCTCAGCAA GCTCGCTGAAGGAGAGCAGGTTCTGATTGGTGGAGTGCTAAACAAACAGAAGAGCCAGGATGACATCATCACAGAGTTTGGGGACTCCGCCTCCTTCACCCTGTCATTACTGGGACACATTTACTG TAAGACAGATCGTGTTGCTAAAGGTGCCGAGTGTTTCCAGAGGAGTTTAACCCTCAACCCGTTCCTGTGGTCACCTTTTCAGAATCTCTGTCACCTAG GAGAAAAACCCGATCCAGATCAGGTGTTTAGGTTGTCCTCACTACAGAACTCCTCGCTAGCCCCGCCCCCACCGTCTGTAAGCCCCGCCCAGAATGCCTCTCATCGCCTAGACACCGCTCTCATGGAGACGCCACAGGACACGCTG GAGTTAAATCGTTTAAATCTAGAATCATCAAATGGAAAGCTGACGTCTGATTTGTCAGTTTCCTACATCGACTCCTCCCTCATCTCCCCGGAGACCGGCTCCCTATTGGGTAACACCGTCTCCATGGCATCAGCCGGCTCTCTATTGGCTAAACAGAACAAGCCCAAGAGTGGGCGGAGTTTACTGGGAGGACCTGCGGCCCTCAGCCCTCTGACGCCCAG ttTTGGTATTCTGCCCCTGGAGCCCAGCCCAGGAGACCCTACATATCTACAGAACTACTCTGCAACCATGGAAACGCAAAGTACTGCCCCCAGCAAGAAG tctgtttctAGGATCAGTCAGTCAAAGTCTGTCTTCAGTCAGAGTGGTAACAGTAGAGATGTCCTCCCCATCCCCTTCAACCAATCACAGACCTCTGCTCCTCACACCAG TGGCTCCCCTCAGGTCCTCAGTCCCAGTATGTCTGGTCCTCCAAATGTTCAGCCCAGAAGAAGCTCCAGACTGTTTACTAGTGCCAGCTCTACTGCCAAG GAAAACAGCAAGAAGTTAAAGATGAAGTTTCCTACAAAAATCCCCAATAGGAAAACCAAATGTAAATCAGCGAAGACATCAAACAGCAGTAACCTGAACGAGAGTCTGGACATCCTGAGACTGGATTCCAGTCTGAGTCTACCAGACACCAAGATCCCCCAGTACCAGAGGGCTGCTGCAG ACAGCGTGATGGCGTTGCTACGGGAACTGGGACGTGGCTACCAGGCGCTGTGTTCATACAACTGCAGGGAGGCCATCCATATCCTAACCTCACTCCCTCCCCAGCACTACAACACTGGCTGGGTCCTCACTCACATCGGCAGGGCCTACTTCGAACTGGCCGAGTACACACAG GCGGAGCGTCTGTTCAGTGAAGTGCGCAGGATCGAGTCGTACAGAGTCGAAGGGATGGAGATTTATTCCACCACTCTGTGGCACCTGCAGAAAGACGTGGCGCTGTCCGCCCTGTCCAAAGACCTGACCGACATGGACAAGAACTGTCCTGAG gcCTGGTGTGTAGCGGGTAACTGTTTCAGTCTGCAGAGGGAACACGACATCGCCATCAAGTTCTTCCAGAGAGCTATCCAG GTGGACCCGAGCTTTGCATATGCGTACACTCTGTTGGGTCATGAGTTTGTTCTGACTGAAGAGTTGGATCGGGCCCTCGCCTGCTTCCGAAACGCCATCAGAGTCAACAACAGACACTACAACGCATG GTATGGTCTGGGGATGATTTACTACAAACAGGAGAAGTTCAACTTGGCCGAAATCCACTTCAAGAAAGCTCTGAGCATCAACCCTCAGAGCTCGGTGCTGCTCTGTCACATTGGAGTG gtgCAACATGCTTTGAAGAAGTCTGATGCCGCTTTAGAGACTCTGAACAGAGCGATCGGGATCGACCCTAAAAATCCACTCTGCAAGTTCCACCGAGCATCTATACTGTTCGCCAATGACAAGTACAAG GCGGCTCTTCAGGAGTTGGAGGAGTTAAAGCAGATTGTTCCCAAAGAGTCTCTGGTTTACTTCCTTATAGGAAAG GTGTATAAGAAGTTGGGTCAGACTCACCTGGCCCTGATGAACTTTAGCTGGGCAATGGACCTGGATCCTAAAGGAGCAAACAACCAGATCAAAGAAGCCATCGACAAGCGATACCTGCCTGAGGACGAAG CAGCGGAGGTGGACGACAGTCAGGACAGCAGCATCATGACAGATGCCGACGACACACAGCTGCACACGGCTGAGAGCGACGACGTTCTTTAA
- the maptb gene encoding microtubule-associated protein tau has translation MVTAASSRHAAAPPSLSVLQLGGAADGPQQQQCGGVMMDGDSAPLREGPAQEAQRMMGESPCLMMEKQEEVKKEDCSMMGKQEQEKEEKEEDKLSMMEKQEEEKKEECFMMEKQEEEEKEEHSMMEKQEEEKKEEHFMMENQEEEEKEECFKMEKQEKEEKEEHFMMEKQEQEKEENEKEDLSMMEKQAEEKEELSMMEKQEEEKKEEHFMMENQEEEEKEECFKMEKQEKEEKEEHFMMEKQEQEKEENEKEDLSMMEKQEEEEKKEDHSVTENEEKEEKEERLMMEKQEEEMPGEEKEREKVQPQTPCSSSTPPPEDEREAEEKEEKVQREEQKEEVRSESPPVQEEQEGDDKEEDEVRGEEQVKQEAVEVKEEREEEVHQTETPSSPSTPPPGEAGDDEEEEKEAVVGRGEELHPPQEVPDSRTSAPSLPEPPAEEELDIQEEKTNTPVHQTPPSADLNVPADEICAPLTNGLLSKQRGKGLVPAAAPPSTTKAPPKGATTRRKTSTSSSSSKQAAAVQKASAPPPLRKGKSVGKDPADETAKASRTAGGARAAKMISAKSTESVDGVNSPGSRSPASRSSTPNRDIKKVAVVRTPPRSPGSTRGRTPPLPSHPMPDLSNVKSKVGSTENLKHSPGGGKVQIVNKKLDLSNVTAKCGSKSNIHHKPGGGKVEIKSEKVDFTAIQSKVGSLENVTHVPGGGKKKIESQKLSFRETAKARTDHGADIITQVDSSPQRLSNTSSPGSLNAAEAPPLDTLADQVSASLAKQGL, from the exons atggtaacagcCGCCTCCTCCCGGCATGCAGCAGCGCCCCCCTCCCTCTCCGTGCTTCAGCTGGGTGGAGCAGCAGACGgaccgcagcagcagcagtgtggag GAGTGATGATGGATGGAGACTCCGCCCCCCTCAGAGAAGGCCCCGCCCAAGAGGCGCAGAGGATGATGGGAG AGTCTCCCTGCTTAATGATGGAGAAacaggaggaggtgaagaaagAGGACTGCTCCATGATGGGGAAACAGGAgcaagagaaagaggagaaggaggaagacaAGCTTTCCATGATGGAGAaacaggaagaggagaagaaagaggagtgcTTCATGATGGAGaaacaagaggaggaggagaaagaggagcacTCCATGATGgagaaacaggaggaggagaagaaagaggagcaCTTCATGATGGAGAaccaggaagaggaggagaaagaggagtgCTTCAAGATGGAGAAacaggagaaagaggagaaagaggagcacTTCATGATGGAGAAACAAGAgcaagagaaagaggagaatgAGAAAGAGGATCTTTCCATGATGGAGAAACAggcagaggagaaagaggagcttTCCATGATGgagaaacaggaggaggagaagaaagaggagcaCTTCATGATGGAGAaccaggaagaggaggagaaagaggagtgCTTCAAGATGGAGAAacaggagaaagaggagaaagaggagcacTTCATGATGGAGAAACAAGAgcaagagaaagaggagaatgAGAAAGAGGATCTTTCCATGATGgagaaacaggaggaggaggagaagaaagaggaccACTCAGTGACGGAGAacgaggagaaggaggagaaagaggagcgCCTCATGATGGAGAAACAAGAGGAGGAGATGCcaggagaagagaaagagagggagaaggtTCAACCTCAGACTCCGTgctcctcctccacacctcctCCTGAAGATGAAAGAGAAGctgaagaaaaagaggagaaagtgCAAAGAGAAGAACAGAAAGAGGAGGTTCGATCTGAGAGTCCACCTGTACAGGAGGAGCAGGAAGGAGACGATAAAGAGGAAGATGAAGTCAGAGGAGAGGAACAGGTGAAGCAGGAGGCAgtggaggtgaaggaggagagagaagaggaggtgCATCAGACAGAGACTCCCAGCTCCCCTTCAACACCTCCTCCAGGTGAAGCCggagatgatgaagaggaggagaaggaagctGTGGTGGGCAGAGGTGAGGAGCTCCACCCACCTCAGGAGGTCCCTGATAGTAGGACAAGTGCTCCCTCCCTTCCTGAGCCTCCTGCTGAAGAGGAGCTGGACATCCAGGAGGAGAAAACGAACACACCAGTACATCAAACTCCGCCTTCAGCAGACCTGAATGTCCCTGCTGACGAAATATGCGCTCCTCTAACCAATGGCCTCCTCAGCAAGCAGAGAGGGAAGGGTTTGGttcctgcagctgctcctcCCTCCACAACCAAAGCTCCGCCCAAGGGAGCTACCACAAGGAGGAAAACCAGcacctcctcctcgtcttctaAACAGGCTGCTGCAGTCCAGAAAGCAAGCGCTCCTCCTCCCCTGAGGAAAG GAAAATCAGTTGGAAAGGATCCTGCTGATGAAACTGCTAAG GCCTCCAGGACAGCAGGAGGCGCCAGAGCAGCCAAGATGATCTCAGCCAAGAGTACAG AGTCAGTTGATGGTGTTAACAGTCCAGGAAGTCGCTCTCCTGCCAGCCGATCATCCACTCCGAACAGAGACATCAAGAAG GTGGCAGTGGTTCGGACCCCACCTCGGTCACCTGGCTCTACTCGTGGACGGacaccccccctcccctcccaccCTATGCCTGACCTGAGCAACGTGAAGTCAAAGGTCGGCTCCACGGAGAACCTGAAACACTCCCCAGGAGGCGGCAAG GTTCAGATCGTCAACAAGAAGCTGGACCTCAGTAACGTGACGGCAAAGTGTGGCTCCAAAAGCAACATCCACCACAAGCCAG GTGGAGGGAAGGTGGAGATAAAGTCGGAGAAGGTGGACTTCACAGCGATTCAGTCTAAAGTGGGTTCCCTGGAGAACGTCACTCACGTTCCAGGAGGAGGGAAGAAGAAG ATTGAGAGCCAGAAGCTGAGTTTCAGAGAGACCGCCAAAGCTCGGACCGACCACGGTGCTGACATCATCACCCAGGTTGACTCCTCCCCTCAACGCCTTAGCAACACTTCCTCCCCTGGAAGCCTTAATGCGGCTGAAGCTCCGCCCCTTGACACGCTGGCTGACCAG GTGTCTGCCTCCCTTGCCAAACAAGGCCTGTGA